A stretch of the Rosa rugosa chromosome 5, drRosRugo1.1, whole genome shotgun sequence genome encodes the following:
- the LOC133710692 gene encoding DENN domain and WD repeat-containing protein SCD1-like isoform X2 translates to MSCLSCCVSFSMTASLRSANYASLVTDQLSLVELHMAGLGLPDLDAWYMIETIAEKNNIGYTQFIKLRGLLSHVQQLRIGYWGISSFKAQSMSHGLASPRSKDAAVESQQPAEASGVGRSWVQSMFSRDNSTRLNSFSRVRKWTSDGGSPATNENGTSRKRELSAAGQKKTQTNVRVRRGHTGPITALHCVTRREVWDLVGDREDAGFFISGSRLHG, encoded by the exons ATGTCTTGTCTCAGTTGCTGCGTCTCTTTTTCCATGACTGCTTCATTGAG GTCGGCCAACTATGCCTCTTTGGTGACTGATCAGCTATCTTTGGTGGAATTACACATG GCTGGACTAGGACTTCCTGATCTTGATGCATGGTACATGATTGAAACAATAGCTGAGAAGAACAACATTGGATACACACAATTT ATAAAGCTGAGGGGGTTATTGTCGCATGTTCAACAACTACGAATTGGTTACTGGGGAATCAGTTCTTTCAAGGCCCAATCCATGTCTCATGGATTAGCATCTCCACGTTCAAAAGATGCTGCAGTTGAGAGTCAGCAACCTGCCGAGGCCTCCGGTGTTGGGAGGAGCTGGGTTCAGAGCATGTTCAGCAGGGATAATTCAACCAGATTAAACTCTTTCAGTCGTGTTCGCAAATGGACTTCTGATGGTGGCTCTCCAG CTACAAATGAAAATGGGACATCTCGTAAGCGAGAATTATCTGCAGCTGGACAGAAGAAAACCCAAACCAATGTTCGAGTACGTAGAGGCCATACTGGCCCTATCACTGCTCTACATTGTGTAACAAGGAGGGAAGTTTGGGATCTAGTGGGTGACCGTGAAGACGCAGGTTTCTTCATCAGTGGGAGCAGACTGCACG GTTAA
- the LOC133710692 gene encoding DENN domain and WD repeat-containing protein SCD1-like isoform X1, with protein MSCLSCCVSFSMTASLRSANYASLVTDQLSLVELHMAGLGLPDLDAWYMIETIAEKNNIGYTQFIKLRGLLSHVQQLRIGYWGISSFKAQSMSHGLASPRSKDAAVESQQPAEASGVGRSWVQSMFSRDNSTRLNSFSRVRKWTSDGGSPGISVDKISCLHFMFFRYITIISCHEATNENGTSRKRELSAAGQKKTQTNVRVRRGHTGPITALHCVTRREVWDLVGDREDAGFFISGSRLHG; from the exons ATGTCTTGTCTCAGTTGCTGCGTCTCTTTTTCCATGACTGCTTCATTGAG GTCGGCCAACTATGCCTCTTTGGTGACTGATCAGCTATCTTTGGTGGAATTACACATG GCTGGACTAGGACTTCCTGATCTTGATGCATGGTACATGATTGAAACAATAGCTGAGAAGAACAACATTGGATACACACAATTT ATAAAGCTGAGGGGGTTATTGTCGCATGTTCAACAACTACGAATTGGTTACTGGGGAATCAGTTCTTTCAAGGCCCAATCCATGTCTCATGGATTAGCATCTCCACGTTCAAAAGATGCTGCAGTTGAGAGTCAGCAACCTGCCGAGGCCTCCGGTGTTGGGAGGAGCTGGGTTCAGAGCATGTTCAGCAGGGATAATTCAACCAGATTAAACTCTTTCAGTCGTGTTCGCAAATGGACTTCTGATGGTGGCTCTCCAGGTATTTCAGTTGATAAAATTAGTTGCTTGCATTTTATGTTTTTTCGATACATCACCATAATTTCTTGTCATGAAGCTACAAATGAAAATGGGACATCTCGTAAGCGAGAATTATCTGCAGCTGGACAGAAGAAAACCCAAACCAATGTTCGAGTACGTAGAGGCCATACTGGCCCTATCACTGCTCTACATTGTGTAACAAGGAGGGAAGTTTGGGATCTAGTGGGTGACCGTGAAGACGCAGGTTTCTTCATCAGTGGGAGCAGACTGCACG GTTAA
- the LOC133711590 gene encoding uncharacterized protein LOC133711590, producing MNNSGLSLATIKPLNGHNFKKWRSDIELYLGLNNIDNCLTEEAPVITNASTAQDRVKYVEWIRANKMSLLIMKRLMSDSVKGSFPDKATAREYLDSIAEMFKENEKVETSILLNTLNNLKYTASVGIREHIMKFIDVAAKLKDLDMPLQDQLIVHQALNSLPSQFNQLKTTYTAQKDK from the coding sequence aTGAACAACTCAGGACTAAGTCTAGCTACTATCAAGCCACTCAATGGACACAACTTTAAGAAGTGGAGGTCTGATATTGAGCTATACCTGGGGTTGAACAATATTGATAATTGTTTAACCGAAGAGGCGCCTGTGATCACTAATGCGAGCACAGCCCAGGATAGGGTGAAATATGTTGAGTGGATTAGAGCGAATAAGATGTCTCTGTTGATTATGAAAAGGCTTATGAGTGATTCTGTGAAAGGTAGCTTCCCAGATAAGGCAACGGCAAGAGAGTATCTGGACTCAATTGCAGAAATGtttaaagaaaatgaaaaagttgAAACTAGCATTCTGTTGAACACCCTGAATAATCTGAAGTATACTGCTTCTGTGGGAATTAGGGAGCACATAATGAAGTTCATTGATGTTGCTGCAAAGCTGAAAGACTTAGATATGCCTCTGCAAGACCAGCTTATAGTTCACCAAGCCCTGAATTCTCTGCCTAGTCAGTTCAACCAGCTGAAAACCACCTATACTGCCCAGAAGGATAAGTAG